Genomic segment of Pseudoalteromonas sp. NC201:
GGTCTCGATGTCAGAACCTAGCAAGCGATAGCCAAATTCGCCCTCACCACCACTTTGATCGCCAACACTGTCATACACGATGATTGATTTCACTGCGGTGATCTCTGGCATTGCCTCGCGCCAACGGCGTGCAAGTTCAAAAGCCGTAAATGGTCTTAGCTCTTCGTCAACTAACGTCGATAACACTGAGCCCTTAGCGCGGCTTTGGTTCCAAGAATATACATCCTTAACCATACCTTGACCGAACTCTTGGGCAATCTCTTTATCGACATTGCGCACCATTAACTCAATAGACTGCATTGCCGCAATGGTTTGCTCGTCCGAGACATTGTCGTTCATGGTAATTTCGATCTTTGGATAATCCTCTGGCACTTTCGGGAATGGAATAAAGCGCACTAAATTCGAAGTCACTAAGCTAAAGCTAAATACCAGCATCGCCACAAAAGTTAATAATACGGTCCAGCGCCAGTCAACACAGCGCTGAATAAAGCGTCTGTATGGTCCGTTTACAAATGCGAAGAACTTCTTGTTAAATGCAGCACGACGACTGTTTGGACGTAGTGGTTTAATCTTAGTATGAGCAATATGCGCTGGCAAAATCCATTTGGATTCAATCAAACTGAATACCAAGCACAGAATAATAACGCCCGAGATTGACTTAAAGAATGCACTTTCAGGACCAGATGAGAACAACATAGGTGCAAACACAGCAATGGTTGTTAGTACGCCGAAGGTTGCTGGTGTTGCAACACGCTTAGCACCAATCACCACATTCTTAACGCTGTGGCCTTTGCGTTCAATTTCGGAGTAGGCGGACTCCCCTATGACAATGGCGTCATCCACCACGATCCCAAGTACCATAATAAAGGCAAATAGCGATACAATATTAATACTGATCCCAAGAGCTGGCATAAATAGGAATGCACCAAGGAAACACACCGGCAAGCCAATCATTACCCAGAGCGCTAATTTGAAGCGTAGGAAAATAGTCAGCATGATTGCGACGAGTAACGCACCCTGTAACATATTGCTCTTCATCATCTCGAGTCGAGCGTTCAGGTAGTACGTCATATCAACGATTGGTTCTAATCTTAAGCCTGCGGGTAACTTAGCATTTTTCTCTTCGATATATTTATGTACCGCTTTCGCGATTGGGATCATATTTTGGTCTTTGGTCGCTTTAACCGACAGGAATACCGCATTTTCACCATTCAAACGGAAGTAATATTCACCTTCAGTCAGGCCATCTTTAATTTCTGCGATATCTTGAAGATAAATTTTGGCGCCGTTATCACCGACCTTAACAGGGATGTTTCTAAACTCATTACCGCGATACATTTGGTTTTCAACACGCACTGCAATGATGCCTGATTCAGTTCTGATTTGACCTGCTGAAATGTTGGTTGAATAACGTCTAATTGCGCTACTTACATCACTAATCGTTAGGTTGTAACGGCGCAGAGCATCTGGATCAACTTCAATACCAATCTCATAGTTTGGGGTTGAACGGTCAACCAATGAAATCGTTGGAATTTCGAGTAATTCATCTTCGATCTCTTTGGCGATTGGCTTGAGTGCATTCAACGGTAGATTACCAGCCAGTGCGACGTTCACCACGTCTTGACGAAATTCTATAAGCTGAACCTGCACGGGCTCCATGGATGCTGGGAAGGTCGCGATACTATTCACACGCGAGCGAATTTTATCTTCTACTTCCGTTAAGTCTTCATCTTTATAGATTTCAAGTTGCGCACTACCGCTGCCTCTAGCGGCACGGTAAACCCCTTTTTTGATTTCTGTAACGTCTTTTAATGCTTCTTCAATTTTGATCAAAATCCCCTCTTCAATTTCTTGAGGAGACGCGCCAGGATACACAGCTGACACCGTCACATAATTGATTTCAAAGTTTGGAAACATTTGTCTTTGGATAGTCATATAACTGATAAAACCCATTATCAGTATGAAGACCATCAACAAGTTCGCCGCTACCGTATTATTCGCAAAATAAGCGATAATACCGCGCTGCGATGTTTTTTCTATATCACTCATGGTCGCTCCTTGCTGTTACAGCTTTTCCGGCTGACTACTAGGCTTTGATGAGGAGTCCGTGCCAGCAACTTTAACTTCCATGCCTTTTTGTGGATATTCAGGTGGTGTCATGACCACTTTATCGCGACTTGTGATGCCATCGCCGATTAAGAAGAACTCACCCTCTTCGCGGATAACTTGCACTTTTCGTGGCTCAAGCTGGTTATCTTGATTAAGTAACCAAACCGACTGATTATTCACGATATCTTGTGGTAGACGATAGATTTGTTTTAATGTTTTACCCGCAAAGCTAACTTGTACATACGTGCCATATTTTATCGCTGGCTGGCGCGTTGTGAGACCATACGGGTCATTGATACGTACCACCAGGTTGTTCATACGCGTTTGTTGGTCAACAGTACCTAAATCTCTATCAATCTCAGCTTCACGAGTGAAGGCATTCACACCACGCTGATAAACCGTAGCGGCAAGCCCTGACACTCGCTCAGGTAAGAACACAGAATCAAAACCCGCGATAGGAATAACCACTTCCGCCGTTTCGATGTTATTGACCGTACCAACTGAACTCCCCATAGAAACGAACTGGCCAAGACCAACGTCTTTTTTCACCACTAGTGCGTTATAAGGCGCGATAACTTCGCAGTTTTCTAGGTCTCGCTTTGCACGCTGCAGTGCAGCTTTTGCCGATTTTACAGAGGCTTTGGCACTCATGACCTGCGGTTTACGTAAAAATAGGTCGGTATGCTTTTTATTTGGAAATCTTCTTGCTTCATCAGCAGCTACATCAGCTTGTGCTTGCTCTTCGATAAGCTGCGCCTGAGCTCTGGCAAGTTCTGCTTCTGCTTGTAGTAACGCGGCTTCGTAGTTATCTTGCTCAATACGCAGTAACACTTCGCCTTTTTGTACCACACCGCCTTCAACAAAGTTAGGGTGCCAGTATTCAACTTCGCCCGATACTTGAATAGAAAGTTGTGTACTTTCTAGCGGTTTTACTTCGCCATAGCTTTGGATCACAACTTGGTGATCTTGCGCAGCGAGTGTTTCAACTTCAACAACAGGACGAGAATCGACTTCTTGCTTCTCAGGTTCACTCTTAGCAACGGCATTGACGAACATAAATCCGACAACACCCACTATAAGCACGGTAAAGGGTAGAATCCATTTTAAAGTTTTAGCTTGCATGACAGTACCTATTGATAATTTCCTGACCGTATAGTACCAAGTTTAGCGCGTTCTCGGATGTGACATTTGTAAGAATCTGTTACACCTTTAGAACAACTTTTTATAACTATCGAAAAACAGCAAAAATTATAAAGTTATTTCAAACAATTAAGTACTAAAACCATTGATTTAAAAAGACCTTTTTAAGTACGATTTTTGTGATTTATATAACAGTTTTTTCGGCTTTTTGTCACATTTTTCACCCTAGATCTGCTTAGTGACATGATGAAGCTCAAGCACTAGAACTATACTGCCTACCAATACGATAGCGAACAACAGATAGATCCCAAGCAGTGGACTCAAAATACCAAACATACTCGCCACGACTAAAGACAAGAAAACTGCAATAACAACTGCGACTAACACGAGAGAAGCCCGACTCCAACACTGCTCAATAAGAACATCACGTACCTTAGCACCGACTAAACGCTTGATATAGAAGACTGGCGTACTCAATATGGCGAGGTAGCCGAGCAAACCATACATACCTGCCACTACCTGTATTAACATCATCAGTGCGATCACCAGCCCAGCTAAAAAGCTCAGCATGGCTGTTTTATTGAGTTGCTGCATCCGCGATTTGATATCGACGAGCTTTAAAATAGATTGGCTTGGGTTTTGTTGTTTGTACAAGGCGGTAACCGTATGCAAGTCTAATTTCTCTCCTGCTTTGGCTCGCACCAGAATATTTCCACTAATAAAATTAAAAGGTAGATAAGCTAAGGCTTGTGCTTGAGACGTATGGCTAAAGGTATTTTCGACAATACCCACAAGGGTAACGGGGCGCTGATTTCTGTCGTAGATGGTCATGCCGATATCTGCTGCTGTTACGCCAAGGCGCTGTGCTAAAAGCTGATTGAGCACCACTTTTTTCCCTGAACTATTGATAGCTAGGTCATCCTCAGAGAATCCGCCACCAGCAATAAACCTTAGGCCTGAGGTGATAAAGTAATTTGGCCCGCTGAGCTGTAAATAAGCGACGACTGAGTCGCTGCCATCATCAACTAAGCTTAGCGGCTCCAGAAATACAAACTCGTGGGGTAATACGCCAGCCAGAGCAGCACTCTCGACGCTTGGGTGCTGTCTAAGCGCCGACAAGTTTATCATCGCTTGATTATATCTTGCTTGAATAGCATCTGAGCTGCGATCGTAGTTACTTTGCTGTAACTCAACAAAATAAAGATTATTTGAGTTAAAACCACTTGAGGTATTCAACTGCCCGCCAAAATAGCTCAATAGCCAAAATGCAAAACTCATTGTGACTATGCCCACACCGATTTGCAATCCGAGTAAGGCTTGACTCATTGACTTAGGCAATTGTTTGACCTGCCCCTTCCCTGAGCCACTTAGTTGACTACGAATATCCTTAAATGACACCTGAGACATTGCCAGTTTTACAAACACCAGTGCACAGAGTTGAGCAAAAGCACCTACCAATAAAAAGCTCCACCAAGGTAGTTTGAGCCAAACTGCATGGGCTAGGGTCTCCTTCGACCAAAACTGCATTAGCCAAACGCCAGCATTCGCTATCCCTATAGCAAGCAATGACGCAAACAAAAAAATCAAGGCAATATAACGCCACTGTTCGAGTTGTAGATTGCCGCGCTTAGCACCGAGTACAATCGCCAGTGCCAGCTGGTTTTGTTTGGCTTTAAAGTCTAGCAAGTAGAGCGAAAATGCATTCACTAAGGTGATGACAAGCAGCCCAACGCCTGCAAATGCTAACCATTGCGTCGTTGTTCTTAGCTGCCCTTTTAATTTATCAGCAAGTGGTGACAACGAAAATCTGAGCGTCGCACGACCAGATATCCCTTGTTCTAATTGAGCTTGCTCAAATGCAGTTTGAAACTGTGCCTGCAAAAGCGTTAATTGCAGCTGCGCATTTTCTTGTTTTATGCGACCCACAAGAAATAAGTCGCTTCTTACCGCCAAGTGGTCCATACCCGTAATACGGTCACC
This window contains:
- a CDS encoding efflux RND transporter permease subunit, which gives rise to MSDIEKTSQRGIIAYFANNTVAANLLMVFILIMGFISYMTIQRQMFPNFEINYVTVSAVYPGASPQEIEEGILIKIEEALKDVTEIKKGVYRAARGSGSAQLEIYKDEDLTEVEDKIRSRVNSIATFPASMEPVQVQLIEFRQDVVNVALAGNLPLNALKPIAKEIEDELLEIPTISLVDRSTPNYEIGIEVDPDALRRYNLTISDVSSAIRRYSTNISAGQIRTESGIIAVRVENQMYRGNEFRNIPVKVGDNGAKIYLQDIAEIKDGLTEGEYYFRLNGENAVFLSVKATKDQNMIPIAKAVHKYIEEKNAKLPAGLRLEPIVDMTYYLNARLEMMKSNMLQGALLVAIMLTIFLRFKLALWVMIGLPVCFLGAFLFMPALGISINIVSLFAFIMVLGIVVDDAIVIGESAYSEIERKGHSVKNVVIGAKRVATPATFGVLTTIAVFAPMLFSSGPESAFFKSISGVIILCLVFSLIESKWILPAHIAHTKIKPLRPNSRRAAFNKKFFAFVNGPYRRFIQRCVDWRWTVLLTFVAMLVFSFSLVTSNLVRFIPFPKVPEDYPKIEITMNDNVSDEQTIAAMQSIELMVRNVDKEIAQEFGQGMVKDVYSWNQSRAKGSVLSTLVDEELRPFTAFELARRWREAMPEITAVKSIIVYDSVGDQSGGEGEFGYRLLGSDIETLNAAGRQLISMLQQQPGLFDISSSIDPASKEMQIALKPVAYELGLQLADVAIQVGNSFYGGEAQRVIRDGEEIKVMVRYPELDRKALASLKRTIITTPKGKEVMLGDVVEFTEKPGINYIRREDGFRTVYVYGSIDEELIEPDAVVKNIEENILPELLKQFPGVKTKLGGSVEERQAQTSEQILFFAAGMLMVYILLAVPLKSYAQPLIVMSVIPFSLVGALWGHLVFGLDMSTMSMFGLVAAAGVVINDSLVMTDYINQARAEGVKLKEAVIEAGCARFRAITLTSITTFAGVMPIIFETSLQARFVIPMAVSLGFAVLFATLITLVLVPALYIILTDMQGAGSRLKAKIRRKPKSGDNQLEKAEA
- a CDS encoding efflux RND transporter periplasmic adaptor subunit, whose product is MQAKTLKWILPFTVLIVGVVGFMFVNAVAKSEPEKQEVDSRPVVEVETLAAQDHQVVIQSYGEVKPLESTQLSIQVSGEVEYWHPNFVEGGVVQKGEVLLRIEQDNYEAALLQAEAELARAQAQLIEEQAQADVAADEARRFPNKKHTDLFLRKPQVMSAKASVKSAKAALQRAKRDLENCEVIAPYNALVVKKDVGLGQFVSMGSSVGTVNNIETAEVVIPIAGFDSVFLPERVSGLAATVYQRGVNAFTREAEIDRDLGTVDQQTRMNNLVVRINDPYGLTTRQPAIKYGTYVQVSFAGKTLKQIYRLPQDIVNNQSVWLLNQDNQLEPRKVQVIREEGEFFLIGDGITSRDKVVMTPPEYPQKGMEVKVAGTDSSSKPSSQPEKL
- a CDS encoding ABC transporter permease; this translates as MLVVLLSGAFAAMMMSIGLSWQAYQSLPYPQSDKLVWLQGNMLDEHDKTIMENAISTPVAWQLAQDKQLFDKASAVLYSHSLLRGSVVESRIETTYVSDDFFSLFNIALKEGRWLSQSNELGTAPNEVVVTECFVQQYFPDENIIEQSIQLDDRRYIVVGVAACDESEPQLYQSNRMSEVFLPFTLMMGDRITGMDHLAVRSDLFLVGRIKQENAQLQLTLLQAQFQTAFEQAQLEQGISGRATLRFSLSPLADKLKGQLRTTTQWLAFAGVGLLVITLVNAFSLYLLDFKAKQNQLALAIVLGAKRGNLQLEQWRYIALIFLFASLLAIGIANAGVWLMQFWSKETLAHAVWLKLPWWSFLLVGAFAQLCALVFVKLAMSQVSFKDIRSQLSGSGKGQVKQLPKSMSQALLGLQIGVGIVTMSFAFWLLSYFGGQLNTSSGFNSNNLYFVELQQSNYDRSSDAIQARYNQAMINLSALRQHPSVESAALAGVLPHEFVFLEPLSLVDDGSDSVVAYLQLSGPNYFITSGLRFIAGGGFSEDDLAINSSGKKVVLNQLLAQRLGVTAADIGMTIYDRNQRPVTLVGIVENTFSHTSQAQALAYLPFNFISGNILVRAKAGEKLDLHTVTALYKQQNPSQSILKLVDIKSRMQQLNKTAMLSFLAGLVIALMMLIQVVAGMYGLLGYLAILSTPVFYIKRLVGAKVRDVLIEQCWSRASLVLVAVVIAVFLSLVVASMFGILSPLLGIYLLFAIVLVGSIVLVLELHHVTKQI